A segment of the Aquila chrysaetos chrysaetos unplaced genomic scaffold, bAquChr1.4, whole genome shotgun sequence genome:
CACCTGGGCTGACTTTGGCGACCTTGGTTTTCTctctacaggggaaaaaaattgagctCACTTTGAGAAACCACGATCCTCCTTcgtgctgctcagcagcaaacaGTCTTTTATGACTcttaaagatttaaaatctcCTGGAAACAGGCAGCCTCCCTGAGTGGGTGAAGGCAGCCGAAACACCGATGCCCTTCTTGCGGGGCCAGTTCTCCTCTCGCCACCCACTCCCCCCGACTCACTCCACAAATTCGTGTTCCCCGAGGTCAGCAAACATATAGCCGTGGTAGCCGAAAACATCACCAGTGAAGAACTTGATGCTGTTCTTGTGGCAAATCTGGTCGATCTTCACCATAACATCCCGGGAGCAACAGGTTAGGCAGACCTGCAGGCAGAAATTTGAACGTTCACCCCCGCCATTTCCCTCCTCGCAGGGTTATTAGGGGGGTGTGAAATCTTCCCTGCCTTCCTGCGGCACTGGGGAAGGTTCCAGGTAGATTTGCCGTTTCATGCACAGCGGGGCACACCGCTCGGGGTAATTATCAATTTTCCCCTCCTGTTCACACTGGCTAATTCCAGCAGCCTCCACTCCGGGGATAATTAGAAGGCTGGGGATATGGCATCCCGTTTCCGGATAATTTTGGTGGGAATTGGGGGAACGAAGCTAAATAcggatatttttaaaactcaggGCCTGTCTATCCTGGGAGCGGAGCAGGATACGTACCCTGGGGTAGCTCCCCACAGGGCCACATTATTATAATCAGTGCTTTACGTTCTACTCAACAGCTCCTGCCACCCTGCAGtcaggcagggaaggcaggagcaggcagctgatCCGCAGGAGCTGCAATACCTGGATacgttcctcctcctcctccccttgctTTCAGAGCCGCTGCCAGATTTTCACCATCCAGCAGGAACCCTGAATTGGGAAGCCGCATTGGCTGTGCTTCCTACAACTACCAGCCGCATCGCACCcaaaaaaagcaggcagcaggcagccgcTGCCTGACGCAACCTACAGAGGAGACCAGAAGGGGAACAGATGCCGTTTGCGAACAGTCAGGCAGCTCAACCTGTAACCGCAGCACAAAAATTCAGGCCaacaggcaggcagctgcccgcgGCTCAAGGATAGACGCTCTCAGGCACTAACGCAGTCAGAATAAAAGAGCAATTAGTGAGCAGACTTAGTAATAAGTCAGCAAGCCTCTTCTCCTCCgacctttctctcccccccgcCGCACGTACTGCGTCGAACTGGGTGAAGAACTCTTCAGGCTTGCTCTCCACACTCTCGGGGTCAGCTTTTACGTCCACCATGGGGTTGAGGTTCTGCGCCCGCTCCAGCGAGGCTTCGGCTCTGTTGCGGCCTAAGGAACCCACGGGGATGAGGAACTGAGCTCGTGTGTCCTCTTGGGAAACCTGAAACGGGAGAAAATGGAGAGATGAGTCTTCCCACGGACTCAGGCAGGGTAGGAAAAGCCCCCAGGGAGAATTACAGTGGGTGCTGCACAAGCGGGAACTCACGCCTGGAAGGGAACAGCTAAGTGGTGCCATCCTTGCCACAGGAAAACTCATCGCAAGATAAccggaggaaaaaaatctctggttATTTTGTGCTATTCTTCAATCCCCCACAGCTTCATCGCTtgcttctccctgctcccaaGCTCGCAGCTCCCTCTTGCGCCCGAGGAGACGACACGCCGTGACCTAGAGGCCACGCTTGTGTGAGAAACATGTTCAGCCGGCGCCAGCGACATTTGCCGCAGGGCACAAAGCTCCGGATCTGGAATTAAAACCCACCGCAGAGTCTGTTTAGGGGTTCTGGGGTCCACAAGACTTGTGGCAGGAGCTTTGAGCCCCACATCTGCTTCATACACGCCGGCCAGCCCCAGATAAACACGGGAAGGGGCTGTCCCGATGGAGATAGACGCGACAGGGCTGGGCGGAGAGCGCCAAAGCCACGTGTCCCCAAAAATAAGCTGGCTTCTCAGAGCGGGGTGCAGCACCCAAGGATGTCCAGAAAGCAACAGGGCAAGCCATGGTTTAGCCCCCCAGCTCGAGAGCCGGTGGAGGAGCAGAGCCTGGCATTTAGCTGCCATGCAAATGACTGGAAATGCAAACTCTACATGCCCCAAAATGGAGTAATTCCACCCAAAGCAGAATATTCATCCCAAAAAGCAGCGAGCGAGTCCTCCAGCGTTGGCACCATAGCATACTGGGAGTGGTTGGGAGCTTTGCTAACCAAAGCTGCAAGCTTCTCACCTGCTGATGGTCCAGCATGGTCAAGCCTTTGACTCCTGCCAAGATGAGATTCTTCGCCACTTCTGCTCCGAGACCCTTcatccccaccagcagcacccgGGAAGCTCGCAACCTGTGGCAGAAACACTCGGTCAGCGTTAACGGCTTGCCTGGAGCATCCCTCAAGAGTTGGGGCAAAGGGGAATCAGTGCTCAGAGGGAAAACATGGCAGATAAATACGGGTGAACAGGAAAAACGTGCTCCTCGGCATCCCTGCCTGGGAAAAAAGCAGGTTTAACACGATTtggaagcaaaaagagaaacGCACAAGCTGTCAGGAGTGGGCAATTCAggaaaattcacagaaaaaagagcatttgcaGCTTTGGAACAGGGCGTAACACTGAAGTcttgtgctgcttttcagcGAACAGGGTGGGGGGAGTTGCAGGTTCATTACAACGCACGCTTCGGGGTTCCTAATAGCGTCCCCGCCCGCCAAAAGGGCTGAGGGCCGGAGCTGCACCAGGATGTGTATAACTTATAATTAATGggaaattaatacatttttgtgtatatttattCCAGCACAAAACTGCATGTGCAACTTTTAAGTCTTCCAAGTAACTGACTGATGTGTTTTCCTCACCTTTTATCATTTAGATACTGGCCCCCCCGGCCTTGGAAGCCTGTTATTGATTGGTCTGTATCAGTTTTCTGACAAAATCAAGTTTACTCAGCACCGAGCGATAATCTGGGCTGTTAAACAGACTCATGTGTTTTTGGCCTATTTTCATGCTCGTTTTTATCTGCACCCAGCAACATCGTTACATTCGTCTTCACATTTTGGGGTTGTTCCACTTTCTCCTGAACAAACCCTATTGCTGCTTCCCGGGGAACACCTAAGAAATTGGGAACAAGCAGAAATCTGGacagcctgcagaaaaggaccacaaaaaataacttgaaagctaaaaaaaaaaaaaaagcccttagaGAGAAAATAGGGGCTGAGCAAGAGGGTTTCTAGCAGGGAAAGACCCAGGAACCAGCAAGTGGGAGCAGATGCTTTGCAATTCCAGCTGGCAATGAATCAAAAgccatttatcttttttcttttcttctttttttttttttttttttctctttcccccacATCTTCAACTCCAGGAGGCACAAATTTCACCCAAATGTGCACTACAGCAAGTTTGGCTAAGCCCGAGTTTCACAGGAGGTTGGGCAGAGACCCCACAGACCCCTGTGGACCCTACATGCTTACATACCCATCCCCGATCCCTCTCTGAAGCCCCTACAAAGCTCCTGAGGACCCCGCAGTGGCTACAGTTGCCACAGAAGTCCCTACATGGCCCTTCTGCATGCTGTATGGTCCCCATAGGCTCCCAAAAGTTCCTACAGGGCCTTCCACAACCTCCTACAGAGCCCCCATAAGCCCCTGCAAGGCCCTCCTCACACTGCAGGGCCCCCATAAGCCCTTCCAAGCCCCCCCCCTCACATTGCAGggcccccaccccagcccctaGAAGCTTCTATATGGCCCCCTCACATTAAAGGGACCCCATAGGCCCGTCCAGGGCCCCACACAAGCCCCTCCAGGCCTCTACAGCCTTCCAACAAGCTCCCTTCACATTAGAGGGCCCATCCTTATCCCTATAGGGCCCCCCACAAGCTCCTATACAACCCCACAAGGCCCCCCTCATATTACAAGGCCCCTACAAGGCCTCACAAGCCCCTCCTCACATTGTGGGGCCTCTCCAAGCCCTATAGAGCCCCCCACAAGCCCCTCCAAGGCCCCTCCTCATATTGCAGGGGCCCTCCAGGGCCCTATAGGGTTCCCCACAAGCTCCTACAAGGTCACTCACAGGCTGTGGGGCCCCTATAAGTCCATTCAGACCCCTATAGGGCCACCCAAAAGCCCCTCCAAGGCCCTCCTCACATTGCAGGGCCCCTCCATGCCCCTACAGAGCCCCTCACAACCCCCTCCCAAGACCCCTCCCATATTGCACGGCCCCTCCAGCAACCTATACAACCCCCCCAACAAGCTCCTACAGGGCTCCTCTCACATTACAGCACCCACACAAGCTCCTACAGGGTCCTTCACAGGCCGCAGGGTCCCCAGAAGCACCCCCCACGGCCTCTCTAGGCACCCCCCCGGCTTCCCCCACAGGCCCCAGCCCCACTGACCGCTTCTGGGCCTCGAGCCCCCACAGCCGGATCTGCCGGTCATACTGTGCCGCCTCCTCCTCGCTGATGCCGCCGGGGCcgccttcctccttctccaccaTCCCGCCGCCACCGCCACGGCCACCGCCTCACGGCCGGGGcagcgccccctggcggcccGCGCGAACGCCGGGCAGCACCCCGCACCGCTCGCACTTCCACCggagaaaggagggggggggacagggaatcCTCTCCCCGGCCCGGAGAGGCCCGGCGGCCCCACGCCCGCGACCCCACGGGAGAACCACCTCGAGGTGTTTCTGCCGCAGTTCCATCCCCGCGTGACCGCGTCGTTCGGCCTGGGGACTCCCCGTGCGCGCTCAGTTGCGcagcttcccccctccccccttctcCCGCTCAGATGGACTCGTCCTCCCCTCACCTCCTCGGCACTCTTCGGGCGTTCCCGCCATCTCCCGTTCACCTTCGGCAATCTCCGGAACTTTTCGTTAAGGCCCGGAGAAGGTGTTGGGGGGAGGGCGCTCGGGTTTTTCCGTCCCCGTTCGGGTTTTTCCGTCCCCGTTCGGGTTTTTCCGGCCTCCGTGCGGGGCGCTGCCTCGGCGCGGCTGCGTGCCGGCGGGCGCCATTTTGTGTGCCTGCCCGAggagcgcggggcgggcgggcggatAAGCCGggccaggccgggccgggccgggccgtgccgAGCCGACCCCCGCGCTGTACAGTGACTGTGCCCCCCTGttcgccccccccgccccccttgCCCATGGCCGTGGAGAGCCCgagtgtcccccccccgccgccgccgcttccccccccagcccgcacTCCACCCCCCCTTCTCCGTCCTGCCACCACCACGACAGCGGCAGCTGCAGcctcccccggccgccgccgccgctccaaCACCACCACGGCCCCGGACGAAAGGTCCAGTAACCGCCTCTCCCGAGAGcctctctgtctgtctgtgtctgtctgtccggCTCGCCGGAccaggtttgggggggggggggggggcaacgcGGGGCGaccggtggggggggggaaggggtcgggggggggggacgatgggggcctggggagggggggggacaagGCCTGAGGTGAGCGGGGGAGCCAGGGCGCAGGCCtgaggcgggcgggggggggggggggtaggcctggctttggggggggggggggggagcggggcccggggggggggctgcgaggaggaggaggaagcggGGCCAGAGGCAGGGACAGCCGGGGATatttaggggggggggggggaatgtccTGGGTAGAGCAGGAGGccgagggaggaggaggagggggccgCGGCCTGGGTAGAGCCAGGCCCTGAAGGTAGCGCAGGGCCTGGGGTaccatggcggggggggggatgttgggGGGGGGTTATGAGAGGAGCGAGGGTCTGGAAGAGGCCagggagaggggtggggggggctccTAgttgctttttggggggggtcctagctgccttttttggggggggaggggggtccTTAATGAGGTCTTTAATGACGTTATTTCTCCTGGGCAGCACTGGCCTCATTAACGTCCCCTTTGTCTTCTTTTCgcttcttaaaaattattccttggCTCAAATCAGGGAGTGCAGGCAGGGATAGGAAGGTAGCGAGGGTTGGGGGTGTAgggggtatgggggggggggtgttggggtgCAGTAGCCTCCATCACCCCCCCCCTTTTGATAGAGAAAGGCTCACCTCCAGTGCTCCCAGgtattaaaaagtttaaaaaaatatatatatcccCCAGGAACCCCCTCTTTCCTCTGAGATGTATGTAAAGcaccttcttccccctccccaaacatAACTTTAGCCGTTTCCTTtattaccactttttttttttcttagttgaAACCATATAGCCAGAAAGTATCggcaaaaataaacagtttaagCCTGTATgtctggggggggaaaaaaagataaaaaaaagaacgAGGTTTGCTGCCTTCCCACTCCCCTGGAGGGCAGGTGTGCAGTGCAGAGAGCTGCTTTTATGCATTAGCATGCCTTTGTCTCTGAGGAGGTTTGTTTTCCATGTGATGCAGGGTTGGGTTTGTAAGTAAGCTCTTTTATTGAATAATTAAATTATACCttttcctgcctccccccccgcccccctccccgccaccaAGTCCTGAGATCATCTGCAGGGTATGTTTCAGTAAGCAGTGAGTTGATACTGTGTGTGTACAAACCAAGCAGAATTCTCCCCTGTTGTA
Coding sequences within it:
- the LOC115337665 gene encoding LOW QUALITY PROTEIN: SUMO-activating enzyme subunit 1-like (The sequence of the model RefSeq protein was modified relative to this genomic sequence to represent the inferred CDS: deleted 1 base in 1 codon), translated to MVEKEEGGPGGISEEEAAQYDRQIRLWGLEAQKRLRASRVLLVGMKGLGAEVAKNLILAGVKGLTMLDHQQVSQEDTRAQFLIPVGSLGRNRAEASLERAQNLNPMVDVKADPESVESKPEEFFTQFDAVCLTCCSRDVMVKIDQICHKNSIKFFTGDVFGYHGYMFADLGEHEFVEEKTKVAKVSPGVEDGPDTKKAKLDSETTMVKKRVVFCQLKEALAVDWSGEKAKAALKRTTPDYFLLQVLLKFRTDNGQDPSPQNYTEDSKLLLQIRHDVLESLGVSTDLLPDEFVSYCFSEMAPVCAVVGGVLGQEVVKALSQRDPPHNNFFFFDGIKGNGIVECLGPS